From one Culex quinquefasciatus strain JHB chromosome 3, VPISU_Cqui_1.0_pri_paternal, whole genome shotgun sequence genomic stretch:
- the LOC6034963 gene encoding nicalin-1 — protein sequence MFEDADNFADFFRGGLPYYLLITLPILILCSSNPVLAASEFGVQRMAQFDVHGTPYGCRASALNLEAKSLYTWQTSRHCIVARFQDMTIDQFREIRAKAGGLVIRLPEDTAQLSLEEKQHIHLLEQAMMAQEISIPVYFSRNPKLDEIINDITKTTTVSAQQKSSQQRESAISEILGSISANGYQIVVSGTSHNPNKQSKIPIIQGELTPSGAGKLKTDGDSKLPLIILTAHLDTFGLVNGPLPNGDVAALLTLVELFSKLHASIPKYRLMFLISESGSLLNFQGMKKWLDTNLDENVQIQQAEFVVCLDSIAKMSDSIFMHVSKPPKEGTAMNGFYRTLKTVAQRYGNYTVEGVHKKINLADTLLAWEHERFSMKRMPAFTLSNLKSHKDPVRNTIFADEDPEEQLDRLETNVKILAESLAAYIYQLPAEGGEIFTGTMAITKDTIRPWLQVRSTQQNNDLKGAFEKYLKNVKQIHEKPDAREPDFMLYDERDALLNIYNVKPAVFDLFLTFMIVAYLAVIYFAIFYFPKLYTFVCRLTVSKTKVN from the exons ATGTTCGAGGACGCGGACAATTTCGCCGACTTCTTCCGTGGGGGCTTGCCCTACTATCTGCTGATCACATTACCGATTCTGATTCTTTGCTCCTCGAATCCGGTGCTCGCGGCCAGCGAGTTCGGTGTCCAGCGGATGGCCCAGTTTGACGTGCACGGTACTCCGTACG GTTGTCGCGCCTCGGCACTGAATCTGGAAGCAAAGTCCCTGTACACCTGGCAAACCTCGAGGCACTGCATCGTGGCCCGCTTCCAGGACATGACCATCGACCAGTTCCGGGAGATCCGTGCCAAGGCAGGCGGTCTGGTCATTCGGCTGCCGGAGGATACCGCCCAGCTAAGTCTGGAGGAGAAACAG CACATCCACCTGCTGGAGCAGGCGATGATGGCGCAGGAGATTTCGATTCCGGTCTACTTTAGCAGAAATCCCAAGCTGGACGAGATCATCAACGACATCACCAAGACCACGACGGTGTCGGCCCAGCAAAAGTCTTCCCAGCAGCGCGAGTCCGCCATCAGCGAGATTCTCGGTTCGATTTCCGCCAACGGGTACCAGATTGTGGTGTCCGGCACGAGCCACAACCCGAACAAGCAGTCCAAGATTCCGATCATCCAGGGTGAGCTGACGCCGAGCGGGGCGGGCAAGCTGAAGACGGACGGCGACAGTAAGCTTCCGTTGATTATATTGACGGCCCATTTGGACACGTTCGGGTTGGTCAACGGGCCGCTGCCGAATGGGGATGTGGCCGCGTTGCTCACGCTGGTCGAGCTGTTCAGCAAGCTGCACGCCAGCATTCCCAAGTATCGGCTGATGTTCTTGATTTCGGAGTCGGGCAGTTTGCTCAACTTCCAGGGCATGAAGAAGTGGCTCGACACCAACCTGGACGAGAACGTGCAGATTCAGCAGGCCGAGTTTGTGGTGTGTTTGGACTCGATCGCAAAGATGAGCGACAGCATCTTCATGCACGTGTCGAAACCGCCCAAGGAGGGCACGGCGATGAACGGGTTCTACCGGACGCTGAAGACGGTCGCCCAACGCTACGGAAACTACACCGTCGAGGGAGTCCACAAGAAGATTAACCTGGCCGATACGCTGCTCGCGTGGGAACACGAACGGTTCAGCATGAAGCGAATGCCCGCGTTCACGCTGTCCAATTTGAAG TCCCACAAGGATCCGGTGCGCAACACCATCTTCGCGGACGAGGACCCCGAGGAGCAGCTGGACCGGCTGGAGACGAACGTCAAGATTCTGGCCGAGTCGCTCGCCGCCTACATCTACCAGCTTCCGGCCGAAGGCGGCGAGATCTTCACCGGCACCATGGCCATCACCAAAGACACCATCCGGCCGTGGCTGCAGGTGCGCTCGACCCAGCAAAACAACGATCTCAAGGGCGCCTTcgaaaagtacctcaaaaaCGTCAAGCAGATCCACGAAAAGCCGGACGCCCGCGAGCCCGACTTTATGCTGTACGACGAGCGGGACGCGCTGCTCAACATCTACAACGTCAAGCCGGCCGTTTTCGATCTCTTCCTCACCTTCATGATCGTCGCGTACCTGGCCGTCATCTACTTTGCCATCTTCTACTTCCCAAAGCTGTACACCTTCGTGTGTCGACTGACCGTTAGCAAGACCAAGGTcaactag